The proteins below come from a single Desulfobulbaceae bacterium genomic window:
- a CDS encoding DUF21 domain-containing protein, translated as MNTDTLLLITYVLLAIGLSFLCSVAEAVLLSMTPSYIEGQKEKRPKHAARLKRLKQDNVDQSLAAILTLNTFAHTVGALGAGAKATVVFGGAWFGLFSAAMTLAILFLSEIVPKT; from the coding sequence ATGAACACTGATACCCTGCTGTTAATTACCTATGTGTTGCTGGCAATAGGCCTTTCATTTCTCTGTTCAGTTGCTGAAGCTGTGTTACTGAGCATGACGCCTTCATATATCGAGGGGCAGAAGGAAAAACGACCAAAACATGCGGCGCGCTTGAAGCGATTGAAACAGGACAATGTTGATCAATCACTCGCGGCCATTTTGACTCTGAATACGTTCGCGCACACGGTCGGGGCGCTAGGTGCAGGTGCGAAAGCTACTGTTGTCTTTGGGGGCGCCTGGTTTGGTCTGTTCTCTGCGGCCATGACGTTGGCTATTCTGTTTTTATCTGAAATTGTTCCTAAAACCAT
- a CDS encoding radical SAM protein has product MNQSVCLKNSTRTIPRDKNTSHLIFPPFADPTWAYVGLPTLKGYLHQRGISVELQDFNVECLSFLLAGETMEKWRHQLSARLQELNRRQRLTLYEQMEYWRLAEALPLCRDFSDCHAVMKDPRQFYQKKRYLAARDGFEELFQVLEALCFPFRFSFNRADHLVAPWDFNLLDSYIAQKKSPLDPFYRSQLSSFVNPRFVGISLTFVSQIPETFYLCRMIKEFFPDCFLILGGPCIDQIMRNSADETAQHIFDYVDAVGLQEGEQTLARLLPLLNEKNMPNEAFAAIPNLMMKGAESGSFIKGPVVTFDPTEAAKPDYSDFELNRYLAPDRLLLYSPTRGCYWNKCSFCCYGFNQSGMHSYREIPVAQAVADLQALQDEFGVSNFYLSADVLSPAYALALSERIIAEGLDIRWSTDLRIEAAYTQERCRLLFQAGLRAVAFGIESGADRVLRLMNKGIDAELICRINRNFHQAGIATSWMTFLNHPGETLQEAEATIELIDRQSAVIDQFIAGEFNLTPGSLISCHPEQYGIASAYHARGDVFRLFPLFSMAADDSASDDDGRLEERIDSLSQGYQLDHYPWAGAISTHHSFLYRLRFGQRVFAEPWPRFAPKTSHPKRPAKKQLKFSLDDCRRREQSFMHSYLSAALTPEPNGLHAPLSFEHFQEALSKLRHNRQNPPGTVPEDQYSRPRL; this is encoded by the coding sequence ATGAACCAGTCCGTCTGTCTGAAGAACTCCACCCGTACCATCCCAAGGGACAAGAACACCTCCCACCTGATTTTCCCGCCCTTTGCTGATCCTACCTGGGCCTATGTGGGGTTGCCCACCCTTAAAGGGTACCTGCATCAGCGCGGAATCAGCGTCGAGCTGCAGGATTTTAACGTTGAATGCCTCTCTTTTCTGCTGGCTGGCGAAACGATGGAAAAATGGCGTCATCAACTGTCGGCTCGACTTCAGGAGTTAAACCGCCGCCAACGGTTGACCCTGTATGAGCAGATGGAGTATTGGCGCCTTGCCGAGGCGCTCCCCTTGTGCCGCGACTTTTCCGATTGCCATGCTGTCATGAAGGATCCACGCCAATTTTACCAGAAAAAGAGATATCTGGCGGCCCGGGATGGGTTCGAAGAGTTGTTTCAGGTGCTGGAAGCACTCTGTTTTCCCTTTCGCTTCAGTTTTAACCGCGCCGACCATCTCGTGGCACCATGGGATTTCAACCTGCTCGATTCTTACATAGCCCAGAAAAAAAGCCCACTTGACCCTTTTTATCGAAGTCAATTGAGCAGTTTTGTCAACCCGCGTTTTGTCGGCATCTCGCTGACTTTTGTCTCCCAGATTCCGGAGACCTTTTATCTCTGCCGCATGATCAAGGAGTTTTTCCCTGATTGCTTTTTGATTCTTGGCGGTCCATGCATCGATCAGATCATGCGCAACAGCGCCGATGAGACGGCCCAGCACATTTTTGATTACGTTGACGCAGTCGGCCTCCAGGAAGGGGAACAAACCCTGGCCCGACTCCTGCCCTTGCTTAATGAAAAAAATATGCCAAACGAGGCGTTTGCAGCGATTCCTAACCTGATGATGAAGGGAGCGGAGTCCGGTTCCTTCATAAAAGGACCCGTCGTTACCTTTGATCCGACCGAGGCTGCCAAACCGGACTACTCCGATTTTGAACTGAACCGCTACCTTGCTCCGGATCGGCTGCTGCTGTACAGTCCAACCAGAGGGTGCTACTGGAACAAATGTTCTTTCTGCTGCTATGGGTTTAATCAATCAGGAATGCATTCCTACCGCGAGATTCCGGTGGCGCAGGCCGTGGCTGATCTACAGGCCTTGCAGGATGAATTCGGGGTAAGCAATTTTTATCTTTCCGCCGATGTTCTTTCTCCGGCCTACGCTTTGGCCTTGTCAGAGCGAATCATTGCAGAAGGGCTTGACATCCGCTGGTCGACCGACCTGCGTATCGAAGCCGCCTACACCCAGGAGCGCTGTCGGCTTCTCTTCCAGGCTGGCTTACGGGCCGTAGCCTTTGGAATCGAAAGCGGCGCCGACCGGGTGCTTCGTCTTATGAACAAGGGGATTGATGCGGAGTTGATCTGCCGGATCAACCGAAATTTCCATCAGGCTGGAATTGCGACAAGCTGGATGACCTTTCTCAATCACCCGGGGGAGACCCTCCAGGAGGCGGAGGCAACCATTGAACTGATTGACCGGCAAAGCGCCGTCATTGACCAATTTATCGCCGGTGAATTTAATCTGACCCCCGGGTCTTTGATCTCATGTCATCCCGAACAGTACGGCATTGCTTCCGCATACCATGCCCGAGGTGACGTTTTCCGGCTTTTCCCGCTATTCAGCATGGCAGCAGACGATTCAGCCTCCGACGATGACGGGAGGCTGGAAGAAAGAATCGACAGCCTTTCCCAAGGCTATCAGCTCGATCACTATCCTTGGGCCGGGGCCATTTCTACGCATCACTCTTTTCTGTACCGGCTTCGTTTTGGCCAGAGGGTTTTTGCCGAGCCCTGGCCAAGGTTTGCCCCGAAGACGTCCCACCCCAAACGCCCCGCCAAGAAACAGTTGAAGTTCTCCCTTGACGACTGCCGACGGCGCGAGCAGTCATTTATGCACTCCTATCTGAGCGCGGCCTTGACGCCGGAGCCCAACGGCCTTCATGCCCCCTTGAGTTTCGAGCATTTTCAAGAGGCTCTGTCCAAACTACGACATAATCGACAAAACCCACCAGGAACTGTGCCGGAAGACCAATACAGCCGACCACGTTTATAA
- a CDS encoding DUF1566 domain-containing protein, with protein sequence MGMFKKLSQSDSTSKNIEWDMTPDLAFCMYSAKGLREGLTNTSERTCYFFIDNWGDEPKLYLMERGVRHVNILAEVKAPPAMLIDCIVNQGGSASSKDNFTVDTALKNWLIAEVVEPDDSPYLFPVIGEGEVAEDFGEPLPLITAEGLVANPIALPAEPCTLLDEQIEPLVKRYNFFDAQRNPQGVFENFLVDSGDSCTVVDLRTKLMWQSAGLDLCSIRSMTGKIVQLNIDGFAGYNDWRMPTVEEAMSLMETTPNAKGSHLHPCFSKEQPFIFVAARRKPTGYWFVDYKRGRLYWSSGTVPGGFCRLCRSLDRAS encoded by the coding sequence ATGGGAATGTTTAAAAAGCTCAGCCAGAGTGATTCGACATCGAAAAATATTGAGTGGGATATGACTCCTGATCTTGCGTTTTGTATGTATTCAGCCAAGGGACTGCGTGAGGGGTTAACCAATACAAGTGAACGGACCTGTTATTTCTTTATTGATAACTGGGGCGATGAGCCAAAACTATATCTTATGGAACGCGGCGTCAGGCATGTTAACATATTGGCAGAGGTCAAGGCTCCTCCAGCAATGTTGATTGATTGCATCGTGAATCAGGGCGGTTCAGCATCTTCAAAGGATAATTTTACAGTGGATACTGCCTTGAAGAACTGGTTGATTGCCGAGGTGGTTGAACCTGATGACAGTCCGTATCTGTTTCCGGTCATTGGAGAAGGGGAGGTAGCGGAAGATTTTGGTGAGCCGCTGCCTCTTATTACGGCAGAAGGCCTTGTGGCTAATCCGATTGCTCTGCCCGCTGAGCCCTGTACACTTCTTGATGAACAAATTGAACCGCTCGTCAAGCGCTATAATTTTTTTGATGCTCAACGTAATCCCCAGGGAGTATTTGAGAATTTTTTGGTAGACAGCGGTGATTCGTGCACAGTAGTTGACTTGCGCACCAAGCTTATGTGGCAGTCTGCTGGCCTTGATCTTTGTTCGATCCGCAGTATGACAGGGAAAATCGTACAATTAAATATAGATGGGTTCGCGGGCTATAATGACTGGCGTATGCCCACAGTTGAAGAGGCTATGTCACTTATGGAAACAACTCCCAACGCAAAGGGCAGCCATCTGCACCCGTGCTTTTCCAAAGAGCAGCCCTTTATTTTTGTGGCAGCCCGGCGCAAGCCAACCGGCTACTGGTTTGTTGATTATAAACGTGGTCGGCTGTATTGGTCTTCCGGCACAGTTCCTGGTGGGTTTTGTCGATTATGTCGTAGTTTGGACAGAGCCTCTTGA
- the tadA gene encoding Flp pilus assembly complex ATPase component TadA: protein MAAETLQTSDLKVSTKTPSVDGVTRIGELLIQEGFIKKVDLSKALETQSKERKLAGYTIGRILVETGTIKRQDLDEILKHPSLKKSLGALAVEKGMINQDQLDRCLKDQPKGQFLGTMLVKEGLIGPAQLQVLLREQLNAPKIGEMAITLGKVTEKAVEEALKIQGSTRPIGEILCAMGVINPLDLNYVLNKHKKNIRLGEYLVQDGILKKEDLHALLKENSQGSERFGETLVRKKIITAFQMQAILAKQYNIPFKSLDGFVHSEKDKKVLPGIVSQKYSENNLIIPITLVDKKLSLGVFLPEKIHSARELKDIYSHLEISCILITPEKFSEIFEILYSKKLGGLTHEIEDEDDFFGTDGGSKEMVDFLQLEVDEEMSASKDKPLYGDKDIEAEELVNHMIKLGISHKASDIHFEQDREGVKLRYRIDGVMHDFAKGWLKKKIHQKANSIVSRIKILSNLDISEKRLPQDGVFRINYFDKTSGKKADLDFRVATCRAISGENVTIRILDSRKASVGLENLNHSPHVLDTFKRCIVSSAGMNLVTGPTGSGKSSTLYGALKYIYNPTVKIITAEDPIEYSFSGIMQTQVNTKINLTFARLLRSFLRLDPDVILIGEIRDSETANIGFDASQTGHLVLSTLHTNDSVSSIDRLTDLDVDRSQIASCLSSIIAQRLVRRICPTCSESFIPHEDEWSQVFEEFPSHLKFHKGKGCDSCNFTGYDGRSLISELYTIDDPQAVSRGAEREELKNIALDNGMKTMVDDGLLKLSEITLEEIIRNVPHDMIKSFKKYHKMKADLAASSRVDKSIFHDGFALSSPETEQNIINAMHARYLELSNLESVKSTPVDRKIFGDFITDSFSEVCRQQQCELVLFTIKEKAGRIDISALPASG, encoded by the coding sequence ATGGCAGCAGAAACCCTTCAAACATCCGACCTTAAAGTTTCGACAAAAACGCCAAGCGTTGACGGGGTCACCAGGATTGGAGAGCTTCTTATCCAGGAAGGTTTCATAAAGAAAGTTGATCTATCCAAGGCCCTCGAAACTCAGTCAAAAGAGCGAAAGTTAGCTGGCTATACCATTGGCAGAATTCTTGTAGAAACAGGCACCATAAAACGCCAGGATCTTGACGAAATCCTCAAACACCCCTCCTTGAAAAAATCTCTCGGGGCTCTAGCTGTGGAAAAGGGCATGATTAACCAGGATCAGCTCGATCGCTGCCTCAAAGACCAGCCTAAAGGTCAATTTCTGGGGACAATGCTGGTCAAGGAGGGACTCATTGGTCCTGCCCAGCTGCAAGTTCTTCTCCGCGAGCAACTCAATGCCCCTAAGATCGGTGAAATGGCAATTACCCTGGGCAAGGTAACTGAAAAGGCTGTCGAAGAGGCCCTGAAAATCCAGGGCAGCACCCGCCCTATCGGTGAAATTCTCTGCGCCATGGGCGTAATTAATCCACTAGACCTGAACTACGTTCTTAATAAACACAAAAAAAACATCCGCCTGGGAGAGTACCTGGTTCAAGATGGGATTTTAAAAAAAGAAGATCTTCACGCTCTTTTAAAAGAAAACTCACAAGGGTCCGAGCGATTCGGGGAGACCCTGGTCAGGAAAAAAATTATCACCGCCTTTCAAATGCAGGCAATCCTCGCCAAACAGTACAACATCCCGTTTAAATCGCTGGATGGTTTTGTCCACAGCGAAAAGGACAAAAAGGTACTTCCTGGTATCGTCAGTCAGAAATATTCCGAAAACAACCTGATCATTCCAATCACACTCGTCGATAAAAAATTATCCCTGGGGGTGTTTCTTCCCGAGAAAATTCATTCCGCCCGAGAGCTCAAAGATATTTACTCCCATCTCGAGATTAGCTGTATCCTTATTACACCCGAAAAATTCTCGGAAATCTTTGAGATCCTCTACAGCAAAAAGCTCGGCGGGCTTACCCATGAAATTGAAGATGAAGACGATTTCTTTGGCACAGATGGTGGGTCAAAAGAGATGGTGGACTTTCTTCAACTTGAAGTAGACGAAGAGATGTCCGCCAGCAAAGACAAACCTCTCTACGGCGACAAAGATATCGAGGCTGAAGAGCTGGTCAACCACATGATCAAGCTTGGAATCTCTCACAAGGCCAGTGATATTCATTTTGAGCAAGATCGTGAAGGCGTTAAGCTTCGTTACCGTATTGACGGGGTAATGCATGATTTTGCTAAAGGCTGGCTCAAGAAAAAAATCCACCAAAAAGCCAATTCAATCGTTTCTCGAATCAAAATATTGTCCAATCTCGATATTTCCGAAAAACGTCTTCCACAAGACGGCGTCTTTCGAATCAACTATTTCGACAAGACCAGCGGCAAAAAAGCCGATCTTGATTTCAGGGTAGCCACCTGTCGAGCTATTTCCGGAGAAAATGTCACCATTCGAATTCTAGATTCACGGAAGGCAAGCGTCGGCTTAGAAAACCTCAACCACTCCCCCCACGTCCTTGACACTTTTAAACGCTGCATCGTAAGCTCCGCTGGAATGAACCTGGTCACCGGCCCAACCGGCAGCGGAAAATCATCAACCCTGTATGGCGCCCTCAAGTACATCTACAATCCGACCGTAAAGATAATCACCGCCGAAGACCCTATTGAATACAGTTTTTCCGGCATTATGCAGACTCAGGTGAACACTAAAATCAACCTGACCTTTGCCAGACTGCTGCGCTCCTTTTTACGCCTCGACCCTGACGTTATCCTGATTGGCGAAATACGTGATTCAGAGACGGCAAATATCGGCTTTGATGCCTCGCAGACTGGCCACCTCGTCTTAAGCACTCTCCACACCAATGACTCCGTCAGTTCTATTGATCGCTTAACCGATCTTGATGTTGACCGCAGTCAGATTGCCTCATGTCTATCGAGCATTATCGCCCAGCGCCTGGTTCGCAGAATCTGCCCGACCTGTAGCGAAAGCTTTATACCTCATGAAGACGAGTGGTCTCAGGTTTTTGAAGAGTTTCCGTCCCACCTCAAATTTCATAAGGGTAAGGGCTGTGATTCGTGCAATTTTACCGGCTATGATGGGCGCTCCCTTATATCGGAACTCTACACCATTGATGACCCGCAAGCTGTCAGCCGAGGCGCCGAACGCGAAGAACTTAAAAACATTGCCTTAGACAACGGCATGAAAACCATGGTTGATGATGGCCTGCTCAAACTCAGCGAAATTACTCTGGAGGAGATTATCCGTAACGTCCCCCATGACATGATAAAATCATTCAAGAAATACCATAAAATGAAAGCTGACCTCGCCGCCAGTTCGCGGGTCGACAAAAGTATCTTCCACGATGGCTTCGCACTGTCCAGCCCAGAAACGGAACAGAACATTATCAATGCAATGCACGCCCGCTACCTGGAGCTTTCCAACCTTGAGTCAGTCAAAAGTACGCCAGTTGACAGAAAAATTTTTGGTGATTTCA